Proteins from a genomic interval of Candidatus Polarisedimenticolia bacterium:
- a CDS encoding tetratricopeptide repeat protein, whose amino-acid sequence MRITVVVLALLAAAPAAARARGGEPAACDLTGPAGDFWPKVVRDWSRRLPSLNAGPSQTPAWVSLIYGDAQQGSADFEKFIRRWAGVQEWNWVRSEIWKRPYSRLAGAVGGRLALKQNLILVGTPSSNPLIGEVLRRVKIRVEPESVGIGDRLYTGSDLLLIAILPSPYFPGKYVLCVLGFSEESLRRVTHLPFGESDYALFRGRKPLESGFFEKPRCDSWAPGRRPTVTAEYRGWEDFEIGTLRYRYDPSRTPRSEVEALALRESRQVEEMSRTLRLPRGTRRIEIYLYASADDKARETGLGSPVHLNEETGSVHRVFVKEETAPYQIVTLKLRQDLGGRGSPGLRLALALAASPEFEGRPLEEYGARLASTGRFPDLDRLAAMDGNSLDPDSQQTLPAASFLHFLISEGRIGDLKQLYLNSSARDPVGQFHSLLGESLEKAQRRWARSWNASPGEPAPGSGVARSPRSPGEFPSEAGKLLELGTVLFRDRRDREAQAELESALRIAPHLSAARLLLARIAFRAGDTETAIREAKAALESSRDPEILAWAHVTLGRAEALRGRRSAAALELRDPAVAGGPEAPRLVADLWLENLSLSPNRKAVEEQLRFEAKADLQNFDWDAAEKKLKAVLAANPDDAAAHFALSDVYLKHHDYWVERANLSNELHPATTPLDPALYKTLADRAERELEKGVVLSTPGMFRPGGERPPGERGRGGPLDDLDLYDPSLKARSDSPEERHSRFFLGRTYFLAGDLPRARQEIGRSLGQDAYDPRFAGWSYVYLGFIELLEGRRSTAKAYFEAARRMRLGGRVTAAAKKGLALADAPGRP is encoded by the coding sequence GTGAGAATCACCGTCGTCGTGCTCGCTCTTCTGGCCGCCGCCCCGGCGGCGGCTCGCGCGCGAGGGGGCGAGCCGGCCGCTTGCGATCTGACCGGGCCGGCGGGCGATTTCTGGCCGAAGGTGGTCCGGGATTGGTCGCGCCGCCTTCCGAGTCTGAACGCCGGTCCGAGCCAGACTCCCGCCTGGGTCTCCCTGATCTACGGCGATGCCCAGCAGGGTTCCGCCGACTTCGAGAAGTTCATCCGCCGGTGGGCGGGGGTTCAGGAATGGAATTGGGTGCGATCCGAAATCTGGAAAAGGCCCTACTCCCGTCTCGCGGGGGCGGTCGGGGGCCGCCTCGCCCTCAAGCAGAACCTGATCCTGGTCGGAACTCCTTCCTCGAATCCCCTCATCGGGGAAGTCCTTCGCCGGGTCAAGATCAGGGTCGAGCCCGAATCGGTCGGAATCGGCGATCGCCTGTACACCGGATCCGATCTCCTGCTGATCGCGATCCTTCCCAGCCCCTACTTCCCCGGGAAATACGTTCTGTGCGTGCTGGGGTTCAGCGAGGAGTCTCTTCGGCGGGTTACCCATCTGCCCTTCGGCGAGTCGGATTACGCGCTCTTCCGAGGTCGCAAGCCGCTGGAGAGCGGCTTTTTCGAAAAGCCCCGATGTGATTCCTGGGCTCCGGGGCGGCGGCCCACCGTGACCGCCGAGTATCGCGGCTGGGAGGATTTTGAGATCGGCACGCTGAGGTATCGCTACGATCCGTCGCGAACGCCACGATCGGAAGTCGAGGCTCTCGCATTGCGGGAGAGCCGTCAAGTGGAAGAAATGAGCCGGACCCTTCGCCTGCCTCGCGGCACCCGCAGAATCGAGATCTATCTCTACGCGTCCGCCGACGACAAGGCGCGGGAAACGGGGCTCGGAAGCCCCGTGCATCTCAATGAGGAGACGGGGTCGGTCCATCGGGTGTTCGTGAAGGAAGAGACCGCCCCCTATCAAATCGTGACCCTCAAGCTCCGGCAGGACCTCGGCGGCCGGGGCTCCCCGGGGTTGCGGCTGGCGCTCGCCCTGGCGGCGTCTCCGGAATTCGAGGGTCGACCGCTCGAGGAATACGGCGCGCGGCTCGCCTCGACCGGACGATTCCCCGATTTGGACCGGCTCGCGGCGATGGACGGGAACTCACTCGACCCTGATTCTCAGCAGACTCTTCCGGCGGCATCCTTCCTGCATTTCCTGATTTCGGAAGGAAGAATCGGAGATCTCAAACAGCTCTATCTCAATTCCTCCGCCCGGGACCCGGTGGGCCAGTTTCATTCTCTTCTCGGCGAGTCCCTTGAAAAAGCGCAGAGGAGGTGGGCGCGTTCGTGGAACGCCTCGCCGGGGGAGCCGGCGCCGGGGAGCGGCGTCGCAAGGTCGCCGCGATCGCCCGGGGAATTTCCCTCGGAGGCGGGAAAGCTCCTGGAACTCGGCACGGTGCTGTTCCGGGACCGGCGGGACCGCGAGGCGCAGGCCGAGCTCGAGAGCGCCCTGCGCATCGCTCCCCATCTGAGCGCGGCGCGGCTCCTCCTGGCGCGCATCGCGTTCCGCGCGGGCGATACCGAGACCGCCATCCGGGAGGCGAAGGCCGCGCTCGAGTCCAGCCGGGATCCGGAAATCCTCGCATGGGCCCACGTGACCTTGGGCCGCGCCGAAGCGCTGCGCGGCCGGCGCTCGGCGGCGGCTCTCGAGCTGCGCGATCCCGCGGTCGCGGGCGGGCCGGAGGCACCGAGGCTGGTGGCCGATCTCTGGCTCGAGAATCTCAGTCTCTCTCCGAACCGGAAGGCGGTGGAGGAACAGCTGCGCTTCGAAGCGAAGGCCGATCTCCAGAATTTCGACTGGGATGCGGCCGAGAAGAAGCTGAAGGCCGTCCTGGCGGCCAATCCGGACGACGCCGCGGCCCATTTCGCCCTGTCGGACGTCTATCTCAAGCACCACGATTACTGGGTCGAAAGGGCCAACCTGTCCAACGAGCTCCATCCCGCGACGACGCCGCTCGATCCCGCGCTCTACAAGACGCTCGCCGATCGCGCGGAGCGCGAGCTCGAGAAAGGGGTCGTGCTGTCGACGCCGGGGATGTTCCGTCCGGGAGGAGAGCGGCCGCCCGGGGAAAGGGGCCGAGGCGGTCCGCTGGACGATCTCGACCTATACGATCCCTCGCTGAAGGCGCGCTCCGATTCGCCGGAGGAGCGGCATTCCCGCTTCTTCCTCGGCCGCACCTACTTCCTCGCGGGAGACCTCCCGCGGGCCCGGCAGGAGATCGGCCGATCCCTCGGGCAGGATGCCTATGACCCGCGGTTCGCGGGCTGGAGCTACGTCTATCTAGGGTTCATCGAGCTTCTCGAAGGACGAAGGAGCACGGCGAAGGCCTATTTCGAGGCGGCCCGGCGGATGAGACTAGGAGGACGCGTGACCGCCGCCGCGAAGAAGGGGTTGGCGCTGGCGGACGCGCCGGGACGGCCCTGA
- the thiS gene encoding sulfur carrier protein ThiS codes for MKIVLNGRETAVSEGATIAALLGSLELPPLRVAVERNREVVPRHRYPQVKLEEGDRVEIVRFVGGG; via the coding sequence ATGAAGATCGTCCTGAACGGCCGCGAGACCGCGGTGTCCGAAGGGGCGACGATCGCGGCGCTTCTGGGCAGCCTCGAGCTGCCCCCGTTACGGGTTGCCGTCGAGCGCAACCGGGAAGTTGTGCCTCGCCATCGCTACCCGCAGGTCAAGCTCGAGGAGGGGGACCGGGTGGAGATCGTGCGTTTCGTGGGCGGAGGTTGA
- a CDS encoding aminotransferase class IV encodes MPVDDIERALAALLEVGRKARAFVSMPVVKGITPRVLLDPARSHPKETRGAWERRHGIFSLDEIGLPLLDHAVLYGDACFEGILIRNRQVFLLREHFDRFWRSAGELGIHVPYDRTELATHLLQTAREVAFQPTDNSYIRLVVTRGLGDLGINPRKCVAPTLFALVSTIRLYPRDAYEKGISLGISRVIRRPDSTILDPRIKSNNYLNNVLALREGCAASGDPECIMLTQDGFVAEATVDNLFLVVKSEGWKSDPSRVNVLTPKSDFCLNGITRLVTLEIARAKGYTVEESGTILPLDLIGEDREVFMTGTGAFVMPIISVAGHRVGDGKPGEITRVLLGGIEAAMADPIRGLPLDAELPDIRRYLRC; translated from the coding sequence ATGCCGGTCGACGATATCGAGAGAGCTCTGGCCGCTCTTTTGGAGGTCGGCCGCAAAGCGCGGGCCTTTGTCTCGATGCCCGTCGTCAAGGGGATAACGCCGAGAGTCCTTCTCGATCCGGCGCGCTCCCACCCGAAGGAGACTCGAGGCGCATGGGAGCGCCGGCACGGTATCTTCAGCCTGGACGAGATTGGCCTGCCGCTGCTGGATCACGCGGTGCTGTATGGAGACGCGTGCTTCGAGGGAATCCTGATCAGGAACCGGCAGGTATTCCTTCTGCGGGAGCATTTTGACCGCTTCTGGCGCTCCGCCGGAGAGCTCGGCATTCACGTCCCCTACGATCGGACCGAGCTCGCGACGCATCTCCTGCAGACGGCTCGCGAAGTCGCCTTTCAGCCGACCGACAACTCCTACATTCGGCTGGTCGTCACGCGCGGACTGGGTGATCTCGGAATCAACCCGAGAAAATGCGTCGCGCCGACGCTTTTCGCCCTGGTCAGCACGATTCGCCTTTATCCGCGAGACGCTTACGAAAAAGGCATCTCCCTCGGCATCTCCCGCGTCATCCGCAGACCGGACTCGACGATTCTGGATCCGCGAATCAAGAGCAACAACTACCTGAACAACGTGCTGGCCTTGCGCGAAGGCTGCGCGGCAAGCGGCGATCCCGAATGCATCATGCTGACTCAGGATGGATTCGTGGCCGAAGCGACCGTGGACAACCTCTTCCTTGTCGTTAAGAGCGAGGGCTGGAAGTCGGATCCCTCCCGCGTGAACGTGCTGACGCCGAAGAGCGATTTCTGCTTGAACGGGATCACGCGGCTGGTCACCCTGGAAATCGCGCGGGCGAAGGGATACACGGTTGAGGAATCGGGCACGATCCTGCCACTGGATCTGATCGGCGAGGATCGGGAAGTCTTCATGACCGGCACCGGCGCGTTCGTGATGCCCATCATCAGCGTGGCCGGACACCGCGTCGGCGACGGCAAGCCCGGCGAGATCACCCGGGTTCTTCTCGGCGGAATCGAAGCGGCGATGGCCGACCCGATTCGCGGGCTTCCGCTCGACGCCGAGCTCCCCGATATCCGGCGCTACCTCCGTTGTTGA
- a CDS encoding TonB-dependent receptor, with protein MIPNGRTARILLIAFLLGGLWSGESLLRSQANVTASIGGYVLDDSGNFIPGASIILLSPALNTRREMISSSEGRFLFAALPVGTYTLRVHIIGYPPYEMQEIKLNPAENRVFDVTLQHGLQEKVIVVAEKSLLDTAVTSDKNVLDAGYINNLPLIARRYQQILTLFPGVGNDEGFTLAQYHIRGSRVTQNGFRLDGASINDQVTGTFGLNVNQNSIERFELDRGGFQAEYGEQTGGIANIITKSGTNDFQFFYSGFVRMDDFGSDIPNYDQVVAAGDSDGITSNNNNPRPETQQWQEFSAGGPIVKDKAWYFTSFQYWQEDIGSIFNDSVRQGDRFNFQFKTTWQINPDNTLIFNLATDPARFKNSITDARYADGTNYNQTQGGFFFQARDTHIFSAKAFLESQLYFHHQYLTARPVDPSLGAFVIGLSDGDASDGIGGTSTAQSFSGAYPNDQDRSTLRSRVSEAVTFKAAKSHTIKTGLDYSFLDFTGINRSRPTYLDITDYDPNFETGGPYYGYREFIKYDYLAPEKTNRKDREAAVFAQDTWTPDGRWTVDTGLRMDYQSFVGDKNLAPRVGVSWDPKGKGRTKIYGNWGRFYDNVFTDFVDFARSDGYQTTYVIADDVNNPGYYYQSAPVYVYDYVIDGPLKSPHRDSYTLGVEQALPWDLSIGLSHTRWRGKDQLRTTLTTDLTGLNVDPAATGAVVFDSKGSSRYRGTELVVRKAFSHNFEMLASYTRSRVEGDTAEDFGFEKRQDARSLDFTRLRYDRPDILNLSAFWRLPASLDLTVINRYQSGALFSPTVFVSGTGIVIDSAQGKNSRRQPPLRSLDLSLSRSFTAGRGQIRITGQVFNLLNNLNVTTVDTFGSSAGRPVDVDFGRIFQAGVEVRF; from the coding sequence ATGATTCCAAACGGCCGAACAGCGCGAATCCTCCTGATCGCCTTTCTCCTTGGGGGACTCTGGTCGGGCGAATCCCTGCTCAGATCCCAGGCCAACGTCACGGCCTCGATCGGGGGCTACGTTCTCGACGATTCGGGGAACTTCATCCCGGGGGCAAGCATCATCCTCCTGAGTCCCGCCCTGAACACGCGCCGGGAGATGATCAGCAGCAGCGAGGGACGCTTCCTGTTTGCCGCGCTTCCGGTGGGGACCTACACGCTCCGGGTCCACATCATCGGCTACCCCCCGTACGAGATGCAGGAGATCAAGCTGAACCCGGCGGAGAATCGCGTCTTCGACGTGACCCTGCAGCACGGTCTCCAGGAGAAGGTGATCGTGGTCGCGGAGAAGAGCCTCCTCGACACCGCCGTGACTTCGGACAAGAACGTGCTGGACGCCGGCTACATCAACAATCTTCCGCTCATCGCGCGGCGATACCAACAGATCCTGACGCTCTTTCCGGGCGTGGGGAACGACGAGGGCTTCACCCTCGCCCAGTATCACATCCGCGGCAGCCGCGTCACCCAGAACGGCTTCCGGCTGGACGGCGCCAGCATCAACGATCAGGTCACCGGAACGTTCGGCCTCAACGTCAACCAGAATTCGATCGAGCGCTTCGAGCTGGATCGAGGCGGCTTCCAGGCGGAGTATGGCGAACAGACCGGGGGCATCGCCAACATCATCACGAAGTCGGGCACCAACGACTTCCAGTTCTTCTATTCGGGCTTCGTTCGGATGGACGACTTCGGGAGCGACATTCCCAACTACGACCAGGTGGTGGCCGCCGGGGATTCGGACGGCATCACGTCCAACAACAACAATCCGCGGCCCGAGACCCAGCAATGGCAGGAGTTTTCAGCGGGGGGGCCGATCGTCAAGGACAAGGCCTGGTACTTCACTTCGTTCCAGTACTGGCAGGAGGACATCGGATCGATCTTCAACGACAGCGTCCGTCAGGGGGATCGGTTCAATTTCCAATTCAAGACGACCTGGCAGATCAATCCCGACAACACGCTGATCTTCAACCTGGCCACCGATCCCGCGCGGTTCAAGAACTCGATCACCGATGCGCGGTATGCGGACGGCACGAACTACAATCAGACCCAGGGGGGATTTTTCTTCCAGGCGCGCGACACCCACATCTTCAGCGCCAAGGCCTTCCTCGAGAGCCAGCTTTACTTCCATCACCAGTACCTAACGGCCCGCCCCGTCGATCCTTCCCTGGGGGCGTTCGTCATCGGTCTGTCGGACGGCGACGCTTCCGACGGCATCGGCGGGACGAGCACGGCTCAGTCTTTCTCCGGGGCCTATCCCAACGACCAGGACCGGAGCACGCTGCGCAGCCGTGTGAGCGAGGCGGTGACCTTCAAGGCGGCGAAGAGCCACACGATCAAGACGGGCCTCGACTACAGCTTCCTGGATTTCACGGGAATCAACCGCAGCCGTCCGACCTACCTGGACATCACCGATTACGACCCGAACTTCGAGACGGGCGGCCCGTACTACGGGTACCGGGAATTCATCAAATACGACTACCTGGCGCCGGAAAAGACCAACCGGAAGGATCGTGAGGCCGCCGTCTTCGCCCAGGACACCTGGACACCCGACGGCCGCTGGACGGTGGACACGGGCCTGCGCATGGACTACCAGTCCTTCGTGGGAGACAAGAACCTGGCGCCCCGAGTCGGCGTTTCCTGGGATCCGAAGGGCAAGGGGCGGACCAAGATCTACGGCAACTGGGGCAGGTTCTACGATAACGTCTTCACCGATTTCGTGGACTTCGCCCGCTCGGATGGCTACCAGACGACGTACGTGATCGCCGACGACGTCAACAATCCCGGCTACTACTACCAGTCGGCGCCGGTTTACGTCTACGACTACGTCATCGACGGCCCCCTGAAGTCCCCGCACCGCGACTCCTACACCCTGGGAGTGGAACAGGCCTTGCCGTGGGATCTTTCGATCGGGCTGTCCCACACGCGCTGGCGCGGCAAGGATCAGCTGCGCACGACGCTCACGACCGACCTCACCGGCCTGAACGTCGACCCCGCCGCGACCGGGGCCGTGGTGTTCGACAGCAAAGGGTCCTCGCGTTACCGGGGGACCGAGCTGGTCGTCCGGAAAGCCTTCAGTCACAACTTCGAGATGCTCGCTTCCTACACCCGCTCGCGGGTGGAGGGGGACACCGCCGAAGACTTCGGGTTCGAGAAGCGCCAGGACGCCCGCTCGCTGGACTTCACCCGGCTGCGCTACGATCGCCCCGACATCTTGAATCTCTCCGCCTTCTGGCGGCTTCCCGCCAGCCTCGATCTGACGGTCATCAACCGCTATCAATCCGGGGCTCTCTTCAGCCCCACGGTCTTCGTTTCCGGCACCGGCATCGTCATCGATTCCGCGCAGGGCAAGAACTCCCGCCGGCAGCCTCCGCTGAGAAGCCTCGACCTCTCGTTGAGCCGGAGCTTCACGGCCGGTCGCGGCCAAATCCGGATCACCGGCCAGGTCTTCAACCTCCTGAACAACCTCAACGTCACCACCGTGGACACTTTCGGCTCGTCGGCGGGCCGGCCCGTGGACGTCGATTTTGGGAGGATCTTCCAGGCTGGAGTGGAAGTCCGCTTCTAG
- a CDS encoding helical backbone metal receptor, with product MPLFALSLMLFLAPASGQAGDLPAPRPEKLVRDGIGRPVRIPSPVSRIVSMAPSVTETLFALGRGDRVVGVTDFCNQPPAALRKARIGGMVNPSWETIMSLDPDLLIATTSGNDASTIARADSLHLPVYFLDTPDLDSMLASLIPLGWILDAPDRARTLHAELVRRLARLEARARQRPRTRVLFLVWNDPIVVPGHGTFLDDALRRCGCDSITSDAPTEWPTFDLETLMIRNPRWILASSQNAAFLQSLREKPGWREMEAVRYGRVATVSEAMERPAPRVVEAMEELTDLLEKGAQ from the coding sequence TTGCCGCTTTTCGCCCTCTCCCTGATGCTCTTTCTGGCCCCCGCTTCCGGCCAGGCCGGCGATCTTCCGGCCCCACGCCCGGAGAAGCTGGTGCGCGACGGAATCGGCCGCCCGGTCAGGATTCCCTCTCCCGTATCTCGGATCGTCTCGATGGCTCCCAGCGTGACCGAGACTTTGTTCGCGCTGGGCCGCGGCGATCGGGTCGTCGGCGTCACCGACTTCTGCAATCAGCCTCCCGCGGCCCTCCGTAAGGCCCGCATCGGGGGGATGGTAAACCCGAGCTGGGAGACGATCATGAGCCTCGATCCCGATCTCCTAATCGCCACCACGTCGGGAAACGACGCCTCGACGATTGCCCGGGCCGACTCTCTTCACCTTCCGGTCTATTTCCTGGACACGCCGGACCTCGACAGCATGCTCGCCTCGCTGATTCCCCTGGGGTGGATCCTCGATGCGCCCGACCGGGCGCGAACCCTGCACGCCGAGCTCGTTCGCCGCCTCGCCCGCCTTGAGGCGCGCGCCCGCCAAAGGCCGAGAACCAGAGTGCTCTTCTTGGTTTGGAACGATCCCATCGTCGTGCCCGGTCACGGGACCTTTCTCGACGACGCTCTGCGACGGTGCGGATGCGATTCGATCACTTCCGACGCTCCGACGGAATGGCCCACCTTCGATCTCGAGACGCTGATGATTCGCAATCCCCGCTGGATTCTCGCCTCTTCGCAAAACGCAGCGTTCCTTCAAAGCTTGAGGGAAAAACCGGGCTGGCGCGAGATGGAGGCGGTCCGCTACGGAAGAGTCGCGACGGTGAGCGAGGCCATGGAGCGCCCCGCTCCGCGTGTCGTGGAGGCGATGGAGGAATTGACGGACTTGCTCGAAAAAGGGGCCCAATAA
- a CDS encoding thiazole synthase has protein sequence MTAPEGADPHRPGPLTIAGVSYRSRLIIGTGKYASPAVMRDALEASGAQIVTVAVRRVDLQGRGKGSLLDFIDPDRHTLLPNTAGCRTALEAVRTARLAREAGMSSLVKLEVIGDPKTLFPDLEELLDATRTLVNEGFTVLPYTTDDLVTARKLRDAGASAIMPLGAPIGSGLGIQNPNNLRLLREEIRDIPVIVDAGVGTASDAAVAMELGCDGVLMNTGIAGARDPVKMAAAMRRAVEAGRLAFEAGRIPRKLHASASSPAEFAIE, from the coding sequence ATGACGGCACCCGAGGGGGCGGACCCTCATCGGCCCGGTCCGCTGACCATCGCGGGAGTTTCCTACCGATCGCGGCTGATCATCGGGACGGGCAAGTACGCGAGCCCCGCGGTGATGCGTGACGCGCTGGAAGCCTCCGGCGCCCAAATCGTCACCGTGGCCGTCCGGCGCGTCGACCTCCAGGGGCGCGGGAAAGGCTCGCTCCTGGATTTCATCGATCCCGACCGCCACACGCTGCTCCCCAACACCGCGGGTTGCCGGACCGCCCTGGAGGCGGTGCGGACGGCGCGACTCGCCCGGGAGGCGGGGATGTCGTCCCTCGTGAAGCTGGAGGTCATCGGAGACCCGAAGACGCTGTTTCCGGACCTCGAAGAGCTTCTCGACGCCACGCGAACCCTGGTGAACGAGGGATTCACCGTTCTTCCCTACACCACGGACGATCTGGTGACGGCGCGGAAGCTGCGCGACGCGGGCGCCTCGGCCATCATGCCGCTCGGCGCTCCCATCGGCTCGGGCCTCGGGATTCAAAACCCGAACAACTTGCGCCTTCTGCGGGAGGAGATTCGCGACATCCCGGTGATCGTGGACGCGGGCGTCGGCACCGCATCGGACGCGGCCGTGGCGATGGAGCTCGGATGCGACGGAGTGCTGATGAACACGGGGATTGCGGGAGCCCGGGATCCGGTCAAGATGGCCGCCGCGATGCGCCGGGCGGTGGAGGCGGGCCGTCTCGCGTTCGAGGCCGGGCGGATCCCCCGCAAGCTCCACGCCTCGGCCAGCAGCCCTGCCGAGTTCGCCATCGAGTAG
- a CDS encoding sigma-54 dependent transcriptional regulator, with translation MNTENLRILVMDPDEESGASISRSLGKAGYQVTAVLTLGRALALMARRDFDMVIAALGTAGRAAKDSLVRMRAANPTAAVLVLAPLSQVDSAVKALKDGAEDYLTKPLDPYELRSRVGRILERRELDDRLAQLQKALTQRYGLQSFVAESPAMKALVQRIAQVAPAASNVLILGESGVGKELVAKAIHFNSPRRSRPFLAINCAAIPEELIESELFGHERGAFTGAVGRAKGKFEIADGGTILLDEIGEMNLKTQVKLLRILEEREFMRLGGGRNIRVDVRVLAATNADLQEKLERGLFREDLYFRLKVITLSVPPLRDRRMDIPDLARMFMESLCRSNDVATKALSPEVILALQDHSWPGNVRELKNFLESLVVTVPGSRIDAEDLSSAFRTDRGAEETVPRIEAGVTLRQMEKELIRKTLGRMDGNRTRTARTLQIGVRTLQRKIKEYGLS, from the coding sequence ATGAACACCGAGAATCTGCGCATCCTCGTGATGGATCCGGATGAAGAATCCGGCGCTTCGATTTCGCGCAGCCTCGGGAAAGCGGGGTATCAAGTCACGGCGGTGCTGACGCTCGGGCGAGCTCTCGCTTTGATGGCCCGGCGAGACTTCGACATGGTCATCGCCGCGCTGGGAACCGCCGGCCGCGCAGCGAAGGACAGCCTCGTTCGGATGCGCGCCGCCAATCCCACGGCCGCCGTCCTCGTCCTGGCGCCCCTCTCTCAAGTCGACTCCGCGGTCAAAGCTCTCAAAGACGGGGCGGAAGACTATTTGACGAAGCCCCTCGATCCCTACGAGCTCCGGAGTCGCGTCGGGCGGATCCTGGAGCGTCGGGAGCTGGACGATCGACTGGCCCAACTCCAAAAGGCGCTGACTCAGAGATACGGACTCCAAAGCTTCGTCGCCGAGTCGCCGGCCATGAAGGCGCTGGTGCAGAGAATCGCGCAGGTCGCTCCCGCCGCGAGCAACGTCCTGATCCTGGGCGAGAGCGGAGTCGGCAAGGAGCTGGTGGCCAAGGCGATCCACTTCAACAGCCCGAGACGCTCGCGCCCTTTCCTGGCCATCAACTGCGCCGCCATTCCGGAGGAGCTGATCGAAAGCGAGCTGTTCGGACACGAGCGGGGCGCCTTCACCGGCGCCGTCGGCCGGGCGAAGGGGAAATTCGAGATCGCGGACGGCGGGACCATTCTCCTGGACGAGATCGGCGAAATGAACCTCAAGACCCAGGTCAAGCTTCTCCGCATTCTGGAAGAGCGCGAGTTCATGCGGTTGGGCGGGGGACGCAACATCCGGGTCGATGTCCGGGTGCTGGCCGCGACGAACGCCGATCTTCAAGAGAAGCTGGAGAGGGGATTGTTCCGCGAGGATCTTTATTTCCGGCTGAAGGTCATCACGCTGAGCGTGCCGCCCTTGAGGGATCGGCGCATGGACATACCGGACTTGGCGCGGATGTTCATGGAATCGCTCTGCCGATCCAACGACGTCGCCACCAAGGCGCTTTCTCCGGAGGTGATCCTCGCCTTGCAGGATCATTCCTGGCCGGGAAACGTGCGTGAGCTCAAGAACTTTCTGGAGAGCCTCGTCGTCACGGTGCCCGGATCCCGCATCGACGCGGAGGATCTGTCCTCGGCCTTCCGGACCGATCGGGGAGCGGAGGAAACGGTTCCCCGGATCGAGGCGGGGGTGACCTTGCGGCAAATGGAGAAGGAGCTGATCCGGAAGACGCTCGGACGAATGGACGGCAACCGCACCCGGACGGCGAGAACGCTGCAGATCGGAGTTCGGACCCTGCAGCGCAAGATCAAGGAGTATGGTCTGAGCTGA
- a CDS encoding sensor domain-containing diguanylate cyclase yields the protein MGVGVLDAAGVGPAPGRNTIQAGTMSDVLSILQEVSVWPLALLGGVAFFLGLLVGRIGKTSPANRRSITTEAGTFVDLDVYRESQKTNARLEQENQVFSEFFQILTDFTKEMDGRLDRSLLPRRLLEIVDKIFLPNQILIFLTDRKNPGSLILKETKGITKSPNQSREIRVGEGKVGWVAQQRMVMDQEDFVREMRTGGGAVLDAPAHFRFKVDLCAPMLAYNGAVQGVISVGGITRHPKFEKRLLVTIGDLGGIALLNHALMEDQKKKANSDGLTGLINKRYLKELLGGEIHKAETQHRPVSLFIFDLDHFKKLNDNYGHLTGDRVLQGTADVLRKTVRDTDFAARWGGEEFLVILPDTPKDGALKAAEKVREALESQVFQDDEGNPIRKVTLSGGIATFPEDGRQQMELVGAADEALYRAKEMGRNRVVRSEPKFLSDHSDEPEIGGGAVA from the coding sequence ATGGGTGTCGGAGTCCTGGACGCTGCCGGCGTCGGGCCCGCGCCCGGCCGGAACACCATTCAGGCGGGGACGATGTCGGACGTGCTCTCCATCTTGCAGGAAGTCTCCGTGTGGCCGCTCGCGCTGCTGGGCGGCGTCGCCTTTTTTCTCGGACTCCTCGTCGGAAGGATCGGCAAGACGAGTCCGGCGAACCGGCGGTCGATCACCACGGAAGCCGGCACTTTCGTGGATCTTGACGTCTATCGGGAATCGCAAAAGACGAACGCGAGACTGGAGCAGGAGAATCAGGTCTTCTCGGAGTTCTTCCAGATCCTGACCGATTTCACCAAGGAGATGGACGGGCGCCTCGACCGTTCCCTGCTGCCGCGCCGGCTTCTGGAGATTGTCGACAAGATTTTCCTGCCGAACCAGATCCTGATCTTTCTCACCGATCGCAAGAACCCGGGCAGCCTGATCCTCAAGGAGACGAAGGGCATCACGAAGAGCCCGAATCAATCGAGGGAGATTCGCGTCGGCGAGGGAAAGGTCGGCTGGGTCGCCCAGCAACGCATGGTGATGGATCAGGAGGACTTCGTCCGGGAGATGAGGACGGGAGGAGGGGCCGTCCTGGACGCCCCGGCCCATTTCCGGTTCAAGGTGGATCTCTGCGCGCCGATGCTGGCCTACAACGGGGCGGTCCAGGGAGTGATCTCGGTCGGCGGGATCACGCGCCATCCTAAATTCGAGAAACGCCTCCTGGTCACGATCGGCGATCTCGGCGGCATCGCGCTCCTGAACCATGCCCTGATGGAGGATCAGAAGAAAAAGGCCAATTCCGACGGGCTCACGGGGTTGATCAACAAGCGCTATCTCAAGGAGCTCCTCGGCGGGGAGATTCACAAGGCGGAGACGCAGCATCGTCCCGTGTCGCTCTTCATCTTCGATCTCGATCACTTCAAGAAGCTCAACGACAACTACGGTCATCTGACCGGCGATCGGGTCCTCCAAGGGACCGCCGACGTACTCCGCAAGACCGTCCGGGACACCGATTTCGCCGCCCGGTGGGGTGGAGAGGAGTTTCTCGTCATCCTCCCCGACACGCCGAAGGATGGCGCGCTGAAAGCCGCCGAGAAAGTGCGCGAAGCTCTCGAGAGCCAGGTCTTTCAGGATGACGAAGGAAACCCGATCCGGAAGGTCACTCTGAGCGGGGGAATCGCCACCTTTCCGGAAGATGGCCGGCAGCAGATGGAGCTGGTGGGGGCGGCCGATGAAGCGCTTTACCGGGCCAAGGAGATGGGCCGGAACCGGGTGGTCCGCTCGGAGCCAAAGTTCCTATCTGATCACAGCGACGAGCCGGAGATCGGAGGAGGCGCCGTGGCGTGA